The following coding sequences lie in one Anoplolepis gracilipes chromosome 4, ASM4749672v1, whole genome shotgun sequence genomic window:
- the LOC140664396 gene encoding nuclear nucleic acid-binding protein C1D: MDPDFEELSHDTNIIARLQQFSEAAFKIQDVVESVSDPPLYEKLTNINKIKYNLLLSYSFNSLFWMYLRAKGIDPSKHRIKLENERLKKAMIRAKQISDRNTLMPRIKKDVAKRFVRNSLWELKQKKSESTEEKTENSEDLLST; encoded by the exons atGGATCCTGATTTTGAGGAACTTTCACAtgacacaaatataattgcaagACTGCAACAATTCAGCGAAGCAGCCTTCAAAATCCAGGATGTAGTGGAATCAGTTAGCGATCCTCCACTATATGAAAAACTGACCAAtatcaataagattaaatataacttattgTTATCTTACAgttttaatagtttattttgGATGTACTTGCGAGCTAAAG GGATTGATCCGTCAAAGCATCGAATTAAATTGGAGAATGAGAGATTAAAGAAAGCAATGATACGAGCAAAGCAAATCAGCGATAGAAACACACTTATGCCACGTATCAAGAAGGATGTTGCCAAGAGATTTGTGAGAAACAGTTTATGggaattaaagcaaaaaaaatctGAGAGCACAGAGGAGAAAACTGAAAATTCTGAAGATTTGTTATCTACATAA
- the Eef5 gene encoding eukaryotic translation initiation factor 5A, which produces MADIEDTHFETGDSGASVTYPMQCSALRKNGFVMLKSRPCKIVEMSTSKTGKHGHAKVHLVGIDIFTSKKYEDICPSTHNMDVPFVKREDYQLTDISDDGYLCLMADNGELREDLKIPDGDLGTQLRADYESGKELLCTVLKACGEEVVIAVKNNTSLDK; this is translated from the exons atGGCTGACATCGAGGATACTCACTTTGAGACTGGAGACTCAGGAGCCTCAGTGACGTATCCTATGCAGTGTTCAGCACTGCGCAAAAATGGTTTTGTCATGTTAAAGTCACGTCCTTGCAAGATTGTAGAAATGTCGACTTCTAAAACTGGCAAACATGGTCACGCCAAGGTTCATTTAGTAGGTATCGACATATTTACCTCCAAGAAATATGAAGATATCTGTCCATCCACACACAATATGGATGTACCATTTGTTAAGCGGGAAGATTACCAG CTTACAGATATATCTGACGATGGCTATCTTTGTCTGATGGCTGATAATGGAGAACTGCGCGAAGATCTCAAGATACCTGATGGCGACTTGGGAACACAGCTACGTGCTGATTATGAGTCTGGAAAAGAATTACtt tGCACTGTACTCAAGGCATGCGGTGAGGAGGTAGTAATC